In a genomic window of Thermodesulfobium sp. 4217-1:
- a CDS encoding acylphosphatase, which translates to MTLYAKVIGKVQGVYFRAFTQGIARELGLRGTVRNLKDGSVEVIAVGEEEKVNGLIKLLKRGSPGSNVIEIETKKDENNLDFNDFTIVY; encoded by the coding sequence ATGACTTTGTACGCCAAAGTAATAGGAAAGGTCCAGGGGGTATATTTCAGGGCTTTTACTCAGGGGATAGCAAGAGAATTGGGGCTCAGGGGCACAGTTAGAAATCTTAAAGACGGATCTGTAGAGGTTATAGCAGTTGGCGAGGAAGAAAAGGTTAATGGGCTAATAAAACTTTTAAAAAGGGGCTCGCCTGGATCGAACGTAATAGAAATAGAAACAAAAAAAGACGAAAATAATCTTGATTTTAATGACTTTACAATTGTCTATTAG
- the fliM gene encoding flagellar motor switch protein FliM — MADVLSQDEIDAILNAFNAGQVSADLLEKEPKKTVKTYDFKRPSKFSRDHLRTLELIHETYGRLVATSLSSLVRGSMRFDFSAIDQVPYEEFINSLIPPAMIVVISWENTGLSMVVEMNLNITLALVDRLLGGSGLPPPSPRAPTDIETALITKLVDRHLVALEEAWRTVYPVSLSFVGTETNPEFAQVVPANEMVVLITMDIGIGDLSGIMSLAIPYSLLEPITNHLSAQRFFVKKKAENDLEKEYVYQHVLNVIVNLQVCLGHMQIPLKDLVSLRVGDTLLLDRKVNKPLEVKVEKKQKFFGTPGRVGKNLAIKINDLTRE, encoded by the coding sequence GTGGCTGACGTACTAAGTCAGGACGAGATAGATGCCATCTTAAATGCCTTTAATGCTGGGCAGGTTAGCGCCGATCTGCTTGAAAAAGAGCCAAAAAAGACTGTAAAGACCTACGACTTTAAAAGACCAAGTAAATTTTCAAGGGATCACCTTAGAACTCTTGAGCTGATTCACGAAACTTATGGCAGACTTGTAGCAACTTCGCTTTCAAGCCTTGTAAGAGGTAGCATGAGGTTTGATTTTTCTGCAATTGATCAAGTTCCTTATGAAGAATTTATAAATTCTTTGATACCCCCTGCAATGATTGTAGTAATCAGCTGGGAAAATACCGGACTCTCAATGGTGGTGGAAATGAATCTGAATATAACCTTAGCCCTTGTTGACAGGCTTTTGGGCGGATCTGGCCTTCCGCCTCCCAGCCCGAGGGCGCCAACAGATATCGAAACCGCTTTGATTACAAAACTTGTTGACAGGCACCTTGTGGCTTTGGAAGAAGCATGGAGGACAGTATATCCTGTAAGTCTATCCTTTGTAGGCACAGAGACCAATCCAGAATTTGCACAAGTGGTTCCTGCCAATGAAATGGTCGTCCTGATTACTATGGATATAGGTATTGGGGATCTTAGCGGCATAATGTCTTTAGCTATTCCATATAGCCTTCTTGAGCCAATTACCAATCACCTTTCCGCACAGAGATTTTTTGTAAAAAAGAAGGCAGAAAATGACCTTGAAAAGGAATATGTTTATCAGCACGTTTTAAATGTTATAGTTAATCTACAGGTATGTTTAGGCCATATGCAAATTCCTTTGAAAGATCTTGTTAGCTTAAGGGTTGGCGACACCCTTTTGTTAGACAGGAAGGTAAACAAACCTCTTGAAGTTAAGGTGGAGAAAAAACAAAAATTTTTTGGGACTCCAGGAAGAGTTGGAAAAAACTTAGCAATAAAAATTAATGATTTGACGAGGGAATGA
- a CDS encoding TIGR02530 family flagellar biosynthesis protein: MKIDKIQGQGSSNTNQSKAHPSSNFADVLNSELGSVNLSNHASKRLESRGINLNSQDISRMNDAMEKLSKKGSKESLVLMDNKAFVVNPNSKTIITAVSQDSLKDNIFTNIDSAIIL; the protein is encoded by the coding sequence ATGAAGATAGATAAAATTCAAGGACAAGGCTCATCAAATACTAATCAATCAAAAGCACATCCTAGCTCAAACTTTGCTGATGTCCTGAATAGTGAACTTGGTAGCGTAAATCTGTCAAATCACGCATCAAAGCGTCTTGAATCAAGAGGTATAAACCTAAATTCTCAAGACATCTCAAGGATGAACGATGCTATGGAAAAGCTTTCTAAAAAGGGTTCTAAAGAGTCACTTGTGCTTATGGACAACAAGGCTTTTGTGGTAAATCCAAATAGTAAGACTATAATTACCGCTGTTAGTCAAGACAGCTTGAAAGACAATATATTTACAAATATTGATAGTGCAATAATATTATAA
- a CDS encoding flagellar hook capping FlgD N-terminal domain-containing protein, which produces MSVSSVGSTGNTANTSSSSTSSSNSLTSANSFLTLLIAQLKNQDPLNAMSTSDFMNELSSLTTTQQMTNMSTTVQNSMTNINNLYATGLIGKNIQYTASDKSTQSATVSQVTISNGTPSLVLSNGSTINLSSVISVS; this is translated from the coding sequence ATGTCAGTTTCAAGTGTTGGCTCAACCGGCAATACTGCTAATACGAGTTCCAGTTCGACCTCAAGCTCCAATAGCTTGACAAGCGCAAACTCTTTCTTAACTTTGTTAATCGCTCAGCTAAAAAATCAAGATCCGCTTAATGCAATGAGCACAAGCGATTTTATGAATGAATTGTCATCACTAACTACCACCCAACAGATGACAAATATGAGTACTACGGTCCAAAACTCCATGACAAATATAAATAATCTGTACGCAACTGGCTTAATAGGCAAAAATATTCAATATACCGCAAGTGATAAGAGCACTCAGAGCGCAACAGTTTCTCAAGTGACTATCAGCAACGGCACGCCTTCTCTGGTGTTGAGCAACGGCTCTACAATAAATTTATCAAGCGTGATAAGTGTTTCATGA
- the thiM gene encoding hydroxyethylthiazole kinase: protein MNDYDWIEGILKKIAEKKPLIHHLTNYVVMNDSANVTLAAGALPIMAQEEAELDDITNMASAVLLNIGTLKQDEINHMLLAGKYANFKSLPLILDPVGAGASKFRTRTAKNLLQNLKINIIKGNSFEISTLCDLPAEGIGVDAISTNKNYADIVKEAAKIYNCVVLLTGEKDFVSDGERAFVIEGGSSLMSKITGCGCMLGSITAAFAAIEKGDLLKASLGASIFFKSAGKIAQQRSDLPGAFRTSLIDSIFLLANSREKLNATWREA, encoded by the coding sequence ATGAACGATTACGACTGGATTGAAGGAATATTAAAAAAGATAGCAGAAAAAAAGCCGCTCATACACCATCTTACCAATTATGTGGTAATGAACGACAGCGCAAATGTCACTCTTGCAGCCGGTGCCCTACCAATAATGGCCCAAGAAGAAGCCGAATTAGACGATATAACAAACATGGCCTCAGCAGTGCTGTTAAATATAGGCACATTAAAACAGGATGAAATAAATCATATGCTCCTTGCCGGGAAATATGCAAACTTTAAAAGCCTTCCACTGATTCTCGATCCTGTTGGCGCTGGTGCGAGCAAGTTTAGGACAAGAACAGCAAAAAATCTTTTACAAAATCTAAAAATTAACATTATAAAGGGTAACTCTTTTGAAATATCAACCCTTTGCGATCTGCCAGCGGAGGGCATTGGAGTAGATGCCATTTCAACAAACAAAAATTATGCTGACATAGTCAAAGAAGCTGCAAAAATATATAACTGCGTTGTCCTGTTGACGGGCGAAAAAGACTTTGTGAGCGATGGAGAAAGGGCTTTTGTCATTGAGGGGGGCAGTTCTTTGATGTCGAAAATAACAGGTTGTGGTTGTATGCTTGGCTCTATTACTGCAGCTTTTGCTGCAATAGAAAAGGGCGATCTGTTAAAGGCTTCGCTTGGAGCCAGCATATTTTTTAAATCAGCCGGGAAAATTGCTCAACAAAGAAGCGATCTGCCAGGAGCCTTTAGAACCAGTTTAATTGATTCAATATTTCTTTTAGCAAATAGCAGAGAAAAACTAAACGCAACGTGGAGGGAAGCATAA
- the fliY gene encoding flagellar motor switch phosphatase FliY, whose product MNLTDDQVDAIGEVLNMAMGSAATTLSQLVNKKISITSPMVDISDVEQIAADFEDNSIGVMIGYEGEIEGSSLLVVKKTDGSIIADLMMGGEGNPELPFDELAMSALQEAMNQMMGASSTALASLLGGRIDIMPPQVINFDEQPIVESLKQIASGNEAVEVLFDFTGESVFQTKLVMILSEPVAQKMAAMAVNNAKAMIDTEESPSKSSTNAPSESPVVPPQGSGTVSQGTGNVTQTIMPPPYPQDSFQQQPVGYPQQPPQQNQYNYPPPPPYGYPPPPTYQQQPQIQASQAQFQQLQPSPQGDSINIENLLNIPLELSVSLGDARMTLKDVLELRSGSVIELNKLAGEALEVRINDELIARGEVVVIDENFGIRITEIISPKERLEKI is encoded by the coding sequence ATGAATTTAACTGATGATCAAGTCGATGCAATAGGTGAAGTATTAAACATGGCAATGGGTTCTGCTGCCACCACTCTTTCGCAATTGGTTAACAAAAAGATATCAATTACCTCTCCAATGGTTGATATAAGCGATGTCGAACAGATAGCCGCTGATTTTGAAGACAATTCAATTGGCGTGATGATAGGCTATGAGGGTGAGATTGAGGGCTCTTCTTTGCTTGTTGTAAAAAAGACTGACGGTTCAATTATTGCTGATCTTATGATGGGTGGAGAAGGCAACCCAGAGCTTCCATTTGATGAGCTTGCTATGTCAGCTCTGCAGGAAGCTATGAATCAGATGATGGGCGCATCTTCCACCGCTCTTGCCAGCCTTTTAGGTGGCAGAATTGATATAATGCCACCTCAGGTTATTAATTTTGATGAACAGCCAATTGTAGAATCGCTAAAGCAGATAGCCTCTGGAAATGAGGCGGTAGAAGTGCTCTTTGACTTTACTGGAGAGAGCGTCTTTCAAACAAAACTGGTTATGATACTCTCTGAGCCTGTAGCTCAAAAGATGGCTGCAATGGCAGTTAATAACGCAAAGGCAATGATCGATACCGAAGAGAGCCCTTCAAAGAGCTCAACAAATGCTCCTAGTGAAAGCCCTGTTGTTCCACCTCAAGGCAGTGGCACTGTTTCTCAAGGCACTGGCAATGTTACCCAGACAATTATGCCACCTCCGTATCCTCAGGATAGCTTTCAACAGCAACCTGTCGGATATCCACAACAGCCCCCTCAACAAAACCAATATAATTATCCGCCGCCACCACCTTATGGATATCCGCCACCACCTACATATCAACAGCAGCCTCAAATACAAGCATCTCAGGCTCAATTTCAACAGCTTCAACCCTCGCCCCAGGGAGACTCGATCAACATTGAAAACCTGTTAAATATACCCCTTGAGCTCAGCGTTTCTCTTGGTGATGCCAGGATGACGCTGAAAGACGTATTGGAGCTAAGGTCTGGGTCGGTTATTGAGCTAAACAAACTAGCAGGCGAAGCCCTTGAGGTCAGGATAAACGATGAGCTGATAGCAAGAGGCGAAGTTGTCGTGATTGATGAAAATTTCGGCATAAGGATAACTGAGATAATTAGCCCTAAGGAAAGACTTGAAAAGATATAA
- a CDS encoding flagellar motor protein, which translates to MDIATIAGFAIAFGSIILSVVIEGGSFSHYVSLTAFILVIGGTTGAVIINTTMDQLKMVPKVLKKAFFAPKDNPVGVIDQIVRLAEKARREGLLSLEAELEGVDDMFMKRGVQLVVDAVDPELVRAILENDLEIMDARHKSGENFFVGLGGFAPTLGILGTVMGLVHMLANLADPSGVSQAIAGAFIATLYGVGIANLVFLPIAGKLGVRSKEEAQIKTMVMEGILSIQAGDNPRIIEEKLKVFLPPTLRLSYEAQKEKERVGA; encoded by the coding sequence ATGGACATAGCAACAATTGCAGGTTTTGCTATTGCTTTTGGTTCGATTATCTTGTCTGTGGTTATTGAAGGTGGATCTTTTTCCCACTATGTCAGCCTTACTGCTTTTATATTGGTTATCGGTGGAACCACAGGCGCTGTAATTATAAACACAACTATGGATCAGCTAAAAATGGTCCCAAAAGTTCTTAAAAAGGCCTTTTTTGCGCCAAAGGATAACCCCGTGGGAGTAATTGATCAGATTGTAAGACTGGCTGAAAAGGCCAGAAGGGAAGGCCTTCTTTCTCTTGAGGCCGAGCTTGAGGGCGTTGATGATATGTTTATGAAGCGAGGAGTCCAACTGGTTGTGGATGCAGTTGATCCTGAGCTTGTCAGAGCTATTCTTGAGAACGATTTGGAGATAATGGACGCCAGACACAAATCTGGAGAGAACTTTTTCGTGGGGCTGGGGGGGTTTGCTCCCACATTAGGTATTCTTGGAACTGTTATGGGTCTTGTTCACATGCTTGCAAACCTCGCTGATCCCAGCGGAGTTAGCCAGGCAATTGCAGGTGCGTTTATCGCAACGCTATATGGCGTTGGTATAGCAAACCTTGTCTTCTTGCCCATCGCAGGAAAGTTGGGAGTGAGAAGCAAAGAAGAGGCTCAGATAAAAACTATGGTTATGGAAGGTATACTGTCAATACAAGCAGGGGACAACCCAAGAATAATTGAAGAAAAATTAAAGGTATTTTTGCCTCCTACGCTTAGACTTTCATATGAAGCGCAGAAAGAAAAGGAAAGAGTTGGCGCATAG
- a CDS encoding molybdopterin molybdotransferase MoeA, producing MIEVEKAKLLILQNARVLGKELIPLKYSIGRVLAQDIDVEEDVPSQNLSAMDGFAISLPCSDECKIVGESTTEKPFLREIFHNEAVKVSTGSLLPQGSNAVALVEDSVVSGEIVHFKKIPLEGKNIFKKGEEYGAGSIVSFNGSKISPIDLGTFCRLNKTKIRVVKKVRISLLAIGAELVGCGEEGMYKNFLTPTFEAILNKPHIEIKRNLICRGNLETECELERSLNDSDIVISFGNASFDTSDGLFPIAQKFFEPLFWRVKMQPGKSIMAFKKNKTYYFGLSGNVWAAVLGFYLFVLPLIFLLSGQDYSLEPFDAMLGEPFNKSSKEARYLRGTLIDNKFYFKKFSQHSHSFKGFHNMTHIARLNPGPAQEEGSLVRVYPFSLEV from the coding sequence ATGATAGAGGTTGAAAAGGCCAAACTATTGATATTGCAAAATGCGCGTGTTTTGGGCAAGGAGTTAATTCCCCTCAAATACTCTATTGGCAGGGTGTTAGCTCAAGATATAGATGTAGAAGAAGACGTGCCGTCTCAAAATCTCTCTGCCATGGATGGTTTTGCTATAAGCTTGCCTTGCAGTGACGAGTGCAAAATAGTAGGCGAGTCTACAACCGAAAAACCATTTTTAAGAGAAATTTTTCACAACGAAGCAGTGAAGGTTTCCACAGGGTCTCTTCTCCCTCAAGGCAGCAATGCCGTAGCGCTCGTAGAGGATTCTGTAGTAAGCGGCGAAATAGTTCATTTTAAGAAAATACCATTAGAGGGCAAGAATATATTTAAAAAGGGCGAAGAGTATGGTGCTGGCTCAATTGTGTCTTTCAATGGCTCAAAAATTTCTCCAATCGATCTGGGAACTTTTTGTAGACTCAACAAGACTAAGATAAGAGTTGTCAAAAAGGTAAGGATATCTCTTCTTGCCATCGGTGCAGAGCTTGTAGGTTGCGGTGAAGAAGGCATGTATAAAAATTTTTTAACGCCAACCTTTGAAGCTATTTTAAATAAGCCTCATATAGAAATTAAAAGGAATCTGATATGCAGGGGCAACCTGGAGACCGAATGTGAGTTAGAAAGATCTTTGAACGACTCAGATATAGTAATTTCTTTTGGTAACGCCTCATTCGATACGAGCGACGGTTTGTTTCCGATCGCCCAAAAATTTTTTGAGCCCCTTTTTTGGAGGGTAAAGATGCAGCCTGGCAAGTCAATAATGGCTTTCAAGAAAAATAAAACTTATTATTTTGGCTTATCTGGAAATGTTTGGGCTGCTGTTTTGGGTTTTTATCTCTTTGTACTGCCTCTGATATTTCTTCTTTCTGGCCAGGACTATTCTCTTGAGCCATTTGACGCTATGCTTGGTGAGCCTTTTAATAAGTCGTCTAAAGAAGCAAGATATTTAAGAGGAACCCTAATCGACAATAAGTTTTATTTTAAAAAGTTTTCTCAACACAGTCATTCGTTCAAGGGGTTTCACAATATGACACATATTGCCAGATTAAATCCTGGTCCAGCGCAAGAAGAGGGATCTTTAGTAAGAGTTTACCCATTCTCTCTGGAGGTATAA
- a CDS encoding flagellar hook-basal body complex protein: MLRAMSSAVSGLENNQTAMDVIGNNIANVNTIGFKGSTVSFSQMLTQTLSGASAPQNGLGGINPMQVGLGTQIASISTPFSSASTENTGVNTDLAIQGNGLFIVNNGSQNYYTRDGSFNVDANGNLVNNAGLKVQGWQADSSGVVNPSGPVSDLTVPIGQSMPAKQSNNITMTGNLDASQYANISSSTNPYAVTSSGAIYDSLGVSHSVTTVITPTGTQNTWKWRSLTTLPSADVPSKTAAAPTGPATTTGNITLSLNGDAIQSIVGDNVPYNISITVQSGDTASTIEQKVINAINNDQILKNYFVASDSTTTPGSVNLQSKLVDPTGTYGTNWLGITESDGSTGAATGLNGFSYASTDVGTTPVSNVYATSGFGTMTFNTNGSLSSVTTNYPSPSTSVANLLINPSSGASTPWTPTINFSGMTQYGGSSSLNFASQDGYSSGSLQSYSIDQSGVITGTYSNGLTNSIGQIALANFPNPSGLTSNGSNIYSTSSNSGTAQIGAAGSGGIGTIIPSALEMSNVDLSQQFTNLITTERGYEANARVITTSDQMLQDLLSLKATP; the protein is encoded by the coding sequence ATGTTAAGAGCTATGTCTTCTGCCGTTAGTGGCTTAGAGAATAACCAGACAGCCATGGACGTGATAGGCAATAACATTGCAAACGTTAATACAATTGGTTTTAAGGGAAGCACTGTTAGTTTCTCTCAAATGTTAACTCAAACTTTGAGCGGTGCATCTGCGCCTCAAAATGGTTTGGGCGGCATCAATCCTATGCAAGTTGGTTTGGGAACCCAAATTGCATCTATCTCTACACCTTTTAGCAGTGCCTCTACAGAGAACACTGGGGTTAATACCGATTTGGCCATACAGGGAAACGGGCTTTTTATAGTAAACAATGGTTCTCAGAACTATTATACTAGGGATGGCTCTTTCAACGTAGATGCAAACGGAAACCTTGTAAACAACGCGGGTCTCAAGGTTCAAGGATGGCAGGCTGATTCGAGCGGCGTAGTAAATCCTTCAGGCCCCGTATCAGACTTAACTGTCCCTATAGGTCAGTCTATGCCTGCAAAACAGTCAAACAACATCACCATGACAGGGAATCTGGACGCATCGCAGTATGCTAACATCTCCTCTTCAACTAATCCATATGCCGTTACATCATCTGGAGCAATATATGACTCTCTTGGTGTCTCTCACTCTGTTACCACAGTTATCACCCCGACTGGGACTCAAAACACGTGGAAGTGGAGAAGTTTAACAACCCTTCCGTCGGCCGATGTTCCTAGTAAGACTGCTGCTGCTCCCACAGGGCCTGCTACCACAACTGGCAATATAACTCTATCTTTAAATGGCGATGCAATTCAGAGCATAGTCGGCGACAATGTACCATACAATATATCGATTACCGTTCAATCTGGCGACACTGCTTCTACAATAGAGCAGAAGGTCATAAACGCTATAAACAACGATCAAATACTAAAAAATTATTTTGTAGCAAGCGATAGCACTACAACACCTGGAAGCGTTAACCTACAGTCAAAGCTGGTAGATCCAACAGGGACTTATGGCACTAACTGGTTGGGCATCACTGAAAGTGATGGTTCTACAGGAGCTGCTACAGGGCTTAATGGTTTTTCTTATGCGTCTACTGATGTAGGCACTACCCCTGTTTCAAATGTCTACGCTACTTCTGGTTTTGGAACAATGACTTTTAATACAAATGGCTCTCTGTCAAGTGTGACAACCAACTATCCATCTCCCTCTACCTCTGTTGCAAATCTTTTGATAAATCCATCATCGGGTGCATCTACCCCTTGGACCCCTACAATTAACTTTTCAGGTATGACACAATATGGTGGCTCATCCAGTCTAAACTTTGCCAGTCAGGACGGATACTCATCTGGGTCTTTGCAGAGTTATTCTATAGATCAATCGGGCGTCATTACCGGGACATATTCGAATGGACTTACAAATTCAATCGGGCAGATTGCACTGGCTAACTTTCCAAATCCGTCAGGTCTAACGAGCAATGGATCAAACATATATAGTACGTCTTCCAACTCTGGAACTGCCCAAATAGGTGCTGCTGGTTCAGGTGGCATTGGAACTATTATCCCAAGCGCCCTTGAGATGTCCAATGTAGACCTTTCTCAGCAGTTTACGAATTTGATTACTACCGAAAGAGGCTATGAGGCAAACGCAAGGGTTATTACTACATCTGACCAAATGCTTCAGGACCTTCTCTCGTTAAAGGCTACTCCGTAG
- a CDS encoding molybdopterin-binding protein encodes MYPSKKIPIEESVGITLGYDLTKIVPGKHKEAVFRRGHVITADDIPILKEIGKDFIWDLKIAEDELHEDEAALRLARAISGDNLIVKMPGEAWADVIATKKGIFKVRVRQLDAINSRGDTFVATLKSNTVVEEGRIVAKAKVQGLVVKKREIELIEGECKNLGKVLTLHPFISMKVGLIVTGSEIYYGRKEDSFTPLIVSKVAKFNSEVFMRECLPDDPDLISNTILKFVQNKAQVIIITGGMSPDDVSAEGVRRSGAAVVSYGAPLSPGAMFLVAYLGDLPIFGMPGGALRFDPGAFDLFGQIAFSGLRITYEMIRHSGHGGLMR; translated from the coding sequence GTGTATCCATCAAAGAAAATCCCTATTGAGGAAAGTGTCGGTATTACTTTGGGGTACGATCTGACAAAGATTGTCCCCGGCAAACATAAAGAGGCTGTTTTTAGAAGAGGGCATGTCATTACTGCCGATGATATACCTATTTTGAAAGAGATCGGCAAAGATTTTATATGGGATTTAAAGATTGCTGAAGACGAACTTCATGAAGATGAGGCTGCTTTAAGGCTTGCAAGGGCGATATCTGGCGATAATCTGATTGTTAAAATGCCTGGTGAAGCCTGGGCTGATGTGATTGCAACAAAAAAGGGAATTTTTAAAGTTAGGGTAAGGCAACTCGATGCTATAAACTCAAGAGGAGATACCTTTGTGGCTACTCTTAAAAGCAATACTGTAGTTGAAGAAGGTAGAATTGTTGCAAAAGCAAAGGTTCAAGGATTAGTTGTAAAGAAAAGAGAAATAGAATTAATTGAGGGTGAGTGCAAAAATCTTGGGAAAGTTCTAACTCTTCATCCTTTTATAAGCATGAAAGTAGGTCTGATTGTTACTGGATCAGAGATTTATTATGGTAGAAAAGAGGATTCATTTACCCCGCTAATTGTGAGTAAGGTAGCAAAGTTTAATTCTGAAGTATTTATGAGGGAATGTTTACCAGATGATCCTGATTTAATTTCTAATACTATTTTAAAGTTTGTTCAAAATAAAGCTCAGGTTATAATTATAACTGGTGGGATGAGTCCAGATGACGTTTCTGCTGAAGGAGTAAGAAGATCTGGTGCAGCTGTAGTAAGTTATGGTGCGCCACTTTCACCTGGTGCAATGTTCCTTGTGGCATATTTAGGAGATCTGCCAATTTTTGGCATGCCAGGGGGCGCGCTTAGATTCGATCCGGGGGCTTTTGATCTGTTTGGCCAGATAGCCTTTTCTGGATTGAGGATTACCTATGAGATGATCAGACATTCTGGACATGGAGGTTTGATGAGATGA
- a CDS encoding flagellar hook basal-body protein has translation MDNSIYTATSGVLSSQNALDVVANNISNSNTTGFKESGTNFSDILSQELSFATPTTNPLEVGLGSTIDSTPVSFAQGTILQTNNPTDLALSGNGFFTLSDGTNTFYTRDGSFSLDSNGSLVSADGLYVQGTNGNININTAANGYTGFTVNPDGSVYSNFSNGKSTLDGKINVVGFTNEQGLVSAGDNNFISSSNSGNPISLNSGYSITQSALEGSNTDLATQMTNLINYERTYQVNAQAITTSDSMLQTAIGLIV, from the coding sequence ATGGATAACTCTATTTATACTGCCACAAGCGGCGTTCTTTCTAGCCAAAATGCTTTGGACGTCGTGGCAAACAATATATCGAATAGTAACACGACGGGATTCAAAGAAAGCGGGACAAATTTTTCTGATATATTGTCTCAAGAGCTCTCTTTTGCCACCCCCACAACCAATCCCCTTGAGGTTGGGCTTGGTTCTACCATTGACTCTACGCCGGTATCCTTTGCTCAAGGGACAATCCTACAAACAAACAATCCAACCGATCTTGCCCTCAGCGGAAACGGTTTTTTTACGCTGTCTGATGGCACGAATACCTTTTATACAAGGGATGGCTCCTTTAGTCTTGATAGCAACGGAAGCTTGGTAAGCGCAGATGGCTTGTACGTACAGGGCACAAATGGCAATATAAATATCAATACAGCTGCCAATGGTTATACGGGCTTTACAGTGAATCCTGACGGATCTGTTTATTCAAACTTCTCAAACGGTAAATCTACATTAGATGGTAAAATTAATGTGGTTGGCTTTACAAACGAACAGGGCCTTGTCAGCGCAGGAGATAACAACTTTATTTCGTCTTCAAATTCTGGCAATCCCATATCTTTGAATAGCGGTTATTCGATAACTCAAAGCGCCTTGGAGGGATCTAATACAGACCTTGCTACCCAGATGACTAATTTGATTAATTATGAGAGAACTTATCAGGTTAATGCCCAGGCTATTACTACAAGCGATAGCATGCTTCAGACCGCAATAGGGCTTATTGTATGA
- a CDS encoding flagellar FlbD family protein: MIKLTKLNDAVFILNSDLIESIESSPDTMITLFTGKKFMVKESPEEIIEQIVNYNKKVGLRFAQARMQNTSEKDG, from the coding sequence ATGATAAAATTAACCAAGCTTAACGACGCAGTGTTCATTTTGAACTCAGATTTGATAGAATCTATAGAGAGCTCTCCTGATACCATGATAACGCTCTTTACGGGGAAGAAATTTATGGTAAAGGAGTCTCCGGAAGAAATAATAGAACAAATTGTTAATTATAACAAAAAGGTAGGTTTAAGATTTGCCCAAGCCAGAATGCAAAACACATCTGAAAAAGACGGATAA
- a CDS encoding class I SAM-dependent methyltransferase, producing the protein MHKDISQFIDVKKVLDELITDDNLTILDLGCGTGALSIPFAKMLNKGTVFAVDKNSEVLNLMLDRAKNEGVNNIVALTSSFEEVDFQEEYFDLIILSSVYHELEDAPLMLKKLNRWLKSSGILSIIEWKKERKENFGPPAMVRVEEDLLLGTLVFSGFDLIHMEDLTDSIYHVILKKSDKVCKS; encoded by the coding sequence TTGCATAAGGATATATCACAATTTATTGACGTAAAAAAGGTTTTGGATGAGTTAATTACCGATGATAATTTGACAATTTTGGATCTTGGCTGCGGCACAGGGGCTCTTTCAATACCTTTTGCCAAAATGCTTAACAAGGGTACTGTATTTGCTGTTGATAAAAATTCTGAAGTATTAAACCTAATGTTAGATCGCGCAAAAAATGAAGGCGTAAACAACATAGTCGCTCTGACGTCAAGCTTTGAAGAGGTAGATTTTCAAGAAGAATATTTCGATCTCATAATTTTGTCATCTGTTTATCATGAGTTAGAAGATGCTCCTCTGATGCTGAAGAAGCTAAATCGATGGCTGAAGTCCTCAGGTATTTTGTCTATAATTGAATGGAAAAAAGAGAGAAAAGAAAACTTTGGACCTCCAGCAATGGTCAGGGTGGAAGAAGATCTTTTGCTGGGAACCCTTGTATTCTCGGGTTTCGATCTAATTCATATGGAAGATCTAACAGATTCAATTTATCACGTTATATTGAAAAAGTCTGATAAAGTTTGCAAAAGCTGA